One genomic region from Microthrixaceae bacterium encodes:
- a CDS encoding GNAT family N-acetyltransferase yields MTGPRRALVEDAEDVARLLHDFNVEFETPSPGVDLLSARLRALLATDSTFAVIAGLEPVSVALVTLRPNVWCEGKVALLDEMYVVPSRRGQGIGSAVMSKLLTLVGEMDVELVEINVDEGDLGARRFYERHGFLGGNPETGERSFYYHQELRR; encoded by the coding sequence TTGACAGGTCCTCGACGTGCGCTCGTCGAGGATGCTGAGGACGTGGCCCGGCTACTCCACGATTTCAACGTCGAGTTCGAGACGCCGTCGCCGGGGGTTGATCTCCTCAGTGCGAGGCTGAGGGCATTGCTCGCGACCGATTCCACCTTTGCGGTCATAGCTGGCTTGGAGCCGGTGTCCGTTGCGCTCGTGACGCTCCGACCGAACGTGTGGTGCGAAGGAAAGGTCGCGCTCTTGGACGAAATGTACGTGGTTCCGTCTCGACGTGGTCAGGGCATCGGTTCGGCGGTCATGTCGAAACTACTCACGCTGGTCGGCGAGATGGATGTCGAACTGGTCGAGATCAACGTCGACGAGGGCGATCTCGGGGCCCGCAGGTTTTACGAGCGTCACGGCTTCCTTGGGGGCAACCCCGAGACAGGGGAGCGCTCGTTCTACTACCACCAGGAGCTCCGACGCTGA